From the Euwallacea fornicatus isolate EFF26 chromosome 10, ASM4011564v1, whole genome shotgun sequence genome, the window CTTTGGACTAAGAACTTTCGGATGCTCCCTGTACTTCTTCCATATTAAAGCAAAGCGAGTTGAATATGCACAATTGAACGCGATTAAAGTAATGGTCGCCAAGTCGTCAAGATCCTCATCTCTTATGGCAACCATGCATatgttgttaaaaaattacgatCTTTCGCATTTCCTCTACATTGGAAGCTCCATAAccaacaaaaagaaataaaggcgagattcaaaatgtttcgaaaaaaatattgatatattttttagaaagtCCGATTTTTAATATAGAAGCGGCGGCGAATGAGATTCTCGATAGGAAAAATTCTTGCATTACTTGTTATTTTCACAAGCACGAAAACCGCTAAAGATACGGAGAAAATGCAGGAGACGTAATGTATTATAAATGAGACAAGTAATTCGAGTTTTAACAACTGAAAACGaggaattttgtgaaaaagcCAGCGAtgtacaagaaaaattgtggGGTTAAAAAAGAGGTCTAACTATGGACTTATTCTTGAGTGCcgcttttaaaaagtttattacttGGAGATGTAGTGCTAACACGCAACAAGTATTACAAGGTAAAAGTAGACGAAGCCGGATAATCTACATTGTTACAGGTTGCTATCACAATCACCACTTGCGATTCGATACGCTAAATCGATACCGACATTGGTTTAAGTGTAATCCAATAATCGAACTGATAGCTACGAGATGCTTTGGCATGGCTCAGCTGAAAGCTGCCAATAATGTCAATGATTTGTCAATTTTAGGTATTAATATAATGTAAACAAATGATTCAAAGAAACAATTCCAGCAGCTTTTAACGTTTTGGGCCATTTAAACCTTTATATTAAGTTCATAAAAGATTTATTCAAGTTCAATGATGTCTTGCCATCATTGCAAtatgaagtttaatttcttcCATAAGGAGGTGAGTCTGGACCTGTAAAACAATACAAGAAACGCGcacaaaacaaagtttttcaTCCACTTtatactgttttttttcagCAGTGTTTATTAGtcctttttaattcttcatcTGTAGATAAGCTGTCGGTTTCGCAAATAGTTTAAGGCGCCATACACTGCAAATTAACCTAcagcaaataatttaatgagaTTGGGTTGTCTTCATATGCGTATGTTTATGTATCAATGTAGAAGAATGTGCACCAATGTCGTTATGTCACTTAACGCCATCGATTTCCCAGGAAACTATAATTTCTTATAAATCTACCTTTAAACAACAAAGTAAAAGTCTGTAGTGTTTAATAGATCATTGCTTACATTTTAGCTGAACCCTAAATTGTAACGTCAAAATACATCACTTCTATAACATTATTAAGGTTTAGAATCAAGTTCTGACTTATTAGAATGAAAGTACCTTCTAAGTTTCTTCTTCTATTTATTACACAATTTCTGCTTGTTTTAGTTGGGTTGTGCAAATTGTGGTCTTTCTCTGTGCAGCAAATGCCTACAACAAAAGTGCAAAATTCCCTCAAAAGGCGAAGCAGAATATAAAGTTTGTAGAGTATGCTTTCCCAAGCTTACCAAACAGTTAGATGAGGAACCTTTTGCTCCACCTGACCGATTTTTAAAGTAAGCATCTATAAGTGCCAAAAATTCTAGGTAACTTAACAAGAAGATGCTgtccataaaaataattaaataggGGCACATCATTggtaaatttctttcaatcaAGCAAATTGCTCATTGTTCAGAATTCTCTGTTCTTTTCACTTCATCTGATCGCCTTTGTAAGAGACACATTTCATATAGGAGGCTGGAAAACTTGGAAAATCCATCAGCTGCTCCCATCACAGTTTACCGAGAAAACCCAAAAGTCACCGCCCTGAAGGCAGGTTTGTCATTAGGTGACCAGGCGATAGTAGAAAGATTGGAAAagctaaaggaaaaacaatctCTACCACCTTCAGACAGCGAGTTAAAAGAGAGGTTGGCAAATCTAAAAGGTGTTCCTTATGGGAATTCATTAGACAACAAACAGCCAGTGAGCATTTCCATTAAACCATTGGAAGACCATAAACTAGTGTTTTTGTTCGTAGTTGTTTACCCCGGACCTGAGATCTGATCAAGAGAAAATAGATTCTTTAATGGAGCAATATACAAACCAACAAGGTATAGATGCTTCATATCAGTCTCATGAAGATGACTTAGAACAAAGACTAGCCACTCTTAAAGGCGAGAACTATAGAAAAAATGACGTAGGCAGCGACGAAGAGTTAGACTCTGAAGCAGAGGTGGatcaaattacaaaaaaggTGTTTTTCATTGAGTTTAGCAACCCTTTCGTTTTCTATTCGGGGATGCGACTGTTTCAGATAATGTCACAAGTGTCTCTCGAAGAAAGATGTCCGCTCGGCTCATCCAAAAAACCCGTTACATCGAGCGACGATGATGACGATATCCGTTCATCTTCACCAGAGCTTCCCTGGTGCGTCTTGTGCAACAAAGACGCGACTCACAAGTGTTACGATTGTGGCGGCGACCTGTATTGCAGCTCTTGCAATATTGAAGTACATAAAAACTGGGGCGATATTGATCATAGAGTTGTTCCATATAAGCAGAAATAAGTTAGAAGTATTTGTTTAGTGATTGTGTGGgtaaaagaataatttaatatgtaGTGTGTTTTTTAAGGGATAAAATCTTGAGTTTAAATATTGACCATATTTGGGCGTCcttatgtttatttatgataTTCTACATGTGTTATTTCCCATTTTCTTATAATTAGTATCTTGTATTCTTTATACGGTTTATACAGTATTTGACTAGAATTTTATAGTCACTTTTGCAGTAACGTTTATGACCgttaaaacaagaaattttaaaactactgtGAGTCTAATTATTGTTCCttagatatttttgaagttaCTGAACTGCTGAAACTTCGACACCTAAACGTTTGTACGTTAcatttcaagttaaatatctccaaaatttgagaaacaCCTACTCCAATGccgtaaaatatatattactaGAATTTACTATCTGGTCTAAGACCCCCATCATCAAGTCGGGAGCTGGGGCCAGTTTGTTGACTAATGTGTTAACCAAACacatttgaaaagaaataCATAAGTCATTGGCTTATAAGTATTGCTACAATCTGATGGCGAATAATATTAATAGCCATGAAACCACGAAAATGGGTTTCATTAGCGATAAAAAAGTAAGATTGCGAAGGAGAAATTGGTAAGATGATTTATAGTGGGCAACAAGTTTTAGATTTGTTACACATGCACAGTGTTTTTACTCGTACAATGCCCCTCATTTATTTCTCTATATCGGGATCTAATGAACTTTCGTTAAAACGATTGACAATTTAGTTTTCTTAACTTAATTTGATTAGAggctttaaaaaaagaaataaaacactaaaaacttgtttttaaaTCAAGAGATTTATTCGTAATTATGAACCACGTTTCGTCTTTAATCACGAGTCCCCTCCAATCTGCAACAAGATGTCATGTTTACTACTACTGATTATATTATGCTATTACTCACCAATTTCGTTTCTTTCTCTGTAGTGAAGACCGTATGCTTCAAACAACTCTTAACCGCAGCGCTAGTCACCATTCTGTGTTGGCTTTTGATGACTTCAAGTTAGCCTATAAGCACAACAATGGCTATAACACTTGAAATCAATCAgtcaacattaaaaataaaggcaTCTCGGACGAGCTTTGAACGCATAAAAACCGCTTTTCTTGATTGATCTTGATCTATGCATCAAACTCTCGTTGTTACGCCTATGAATAAATCGCAATATGTCGCATGTAGGAAGTTCTCTATACGAATTACTGAAGGTTTTTCCTTGGGATTTTTAGTAACTACGCATATGcctttattttaatgtttcctTTGTATACAATTGATGACCTAATAAACGTTGTGGGCAATCATGAAGACGACAAACATACCTTTTGGGTTTTCGATGAGTCGCTGTctaatgttttctttaaagcAATTGAACGCATAATCCGCAAAGCCGTTGATTATAATGCCGTCGGGGACGCAGATGTTTAGTCTTCTCTGTGTATGGTATTGCAACCATAGGGAACGACGAAGGTTATGTTTGTCGTAGGTAATTTTCGCTTTGAATCCTCTTTCTTGAAGTTATCTTGTTAGTACCATTCCTTTGAACTTTCCGCTTTGGCGCATTTAGACGCATCGACCTAACGCACTGCCGAACGCTGTATAATACTTTGTTTAATTGCCTCTAAGGTGAAACTTTATCCAGTGTTTTACTTTATTTCAAAGTTAGCATTAATGATGGTCGATGATTATTGTTAAATCGAAGACTTcattaatttctgaaataattttcgaagCCCTTTGCATGTCTTCGCCAATCAAATTACTCCAAATATATCTCGCTCGTAAAAGCAGCTACTATGCGAGGTATCCCAAGTAAAGTGAACTCAATGGTGATAATCGCCTAAAATCTAGATGAACAAAAAACATTGTGAGAACGCCAGTCAATTCATTTCAAAACGTTGCCCGAAAGAGCACAGAAATTCGAGTCGCCTTGTATTTCCACGATCTTTATGAAATTCACTTTATTTAGGGTACCTCGCACGTCGCACCACTATAAACATTTTACGATCTCCACCGAATGCCACATTAAGCATTTATCAGTTCAAAAGCGTTTTAAAATCACTGCTAAAATGCTGTTAAGATGATTTGTAGGTAACATGACCGTTGAAACAGATGTCGTTACCACAACACTTTGGTTCGATGTGTACTCTAAATGATGGCAAATTGAGATATCCGCATTAGAACGGCAATGTGATTGCCAGAACCTACCTGCGTATTTACTCTGACACTTTACAAAACGTCCTAACAAGGCAAAGGCAATAGGAGAATGTGGGACATATAGTTTTATTTGATGCGCAGTAACCAGAATATAGTTAAAAGACCATTGTGGAATGTGACGGTTCAGGTTAGTGCAGGTCTCCACTCCAATGTTGTTTAAATGGCACGTACTCGACTCAATTGGAAAATTCAACTACCGACGAGGGCGTTGCGATACGTAATCAAACTGAAGAAAGCGAGTAACAAACATGACCTCACATAGCAACTTATACAGGCACTAGATTTCGCACTTTCTGGAGTACCTAATATGAGCGCTAGAAGCAGTCTTTATCTGAGCATGCATTGATAGTGATATTCATCCCTGTGACTATTTTGAATTGTGACAGTACAAACATTTGTCAACGTAAATTTTTCTACTAAAATAGATTCCCGATTCGACCAAATGAGTATTTTATGTACATCAGACAAACTTAACTATGGATGTCCTGGACACATGGGAAAAAATCGGTGTAAAGTAAGGTGGACATTGTTATGGACTTGAAATGTTCGCATTGCTGATGGAAAAGTGGCGCAAGCGCAATTTCACGTTCAGGGAAAAcagaatgtgtttttttttactttcagtttctattttcttttaaacggTAATTTCATAGCAGACAcacaatttatgaaaaaaataatgctttcaCAAATCGTAAGACATATTACACTGAAGTATCGAAATCAGTCTCTACTAAACTGTCCTAATCCtacttagaaaattaaaagaggAACAAAATTAAGTGTAACAACCCTCAAAATCAGTGTGAATTATGTATTTGTCATTTCATTCGCAATTTACATATCAATTTTGGCGGCTTTTCTTTGCGACTCAATAAGACATTACTCGCAATGACGtatattatttgcaaaaaaactaatGGAAACTTTATGAATTTCGAGCAAGCGCTTTATTTAGTATCGTCTCGCGCCGCCTCGACCGCCTGCGCCACCGCCGCCGCCTCCGTAGCTACAATGCAAAAAGGATACGTATCATTAAGCGAATAGAATAGTGAGCCTCTGATGCTAGATTCTTCAGGTCTTCCATGCGCCTTTGAAGAGAAATTGTTCATTACGAAAGATACAACAATTCACGTATAAAGTTGTACGTAGAAGACACATCTGCGCAATTCGAAAAGCACCTACCTTGTGGAGCGGGATAATGTTACTTCCTTGGTTAACCAGATATTCCGCCGTTTATTGGAGCCGttacgtgttttttttttctcactaTTTTGATCACGtcaatttttccatgaaaaacgcAAAGTGAAGTCGTACAGGAGACTGCGCTTTTTTTAATACCAACTTAGAACTGCCTGCAGGAAAAATCCGCAAAACGTATTCTTACACACATATTTAAGGATTCTTTCACGCATTGATGAGGCCGCAACCGAAGTAACTATGTGAACAACTAGACGATTCATTTGATCGGATTTAAAGCGCTGAGACGGCCGATTATTTCTCATCAATGACCGCATAAGAAAACTCAGAAAATTGCATCGCAGGCTCacttttattcattaaatttaaataacagtAAAGCTCACTGCTTGGTTTTTGCTTGCCCGTTTAAATACAATGGTTAATTGATGACAAAAATCAGAGACAGAAAGTTACgtcaattttaaagaataaaattatctggagtttttttttccacaaaaattactatttacaagtgaaaaattgaaaatcgacTTAATGTGGGGCTTCTAAAGGCGAAAAGGGCATCTAAAAGCTGTCATAAGGTCTATAAGAACTCTTAAAAACATTGCttattagtaaaattttcGCATTTCTAATTCGGGACACACTGACAAGTTCGATAATAATCAAAATCCTGACGgtaagcttcaaatttcgggCACATTGCATTTTCGCACATCAAATAAGTACATTTAACGAAGATTCCAATCAACGAGCATTAatgttattgaattttctaCTCTTCCTTTTAAAACTGTCAATTACCAGatacaaataatataaatcaCTTACCTCCTTTGAGCTGGAAGTGGGGGATAGGCAGACTCGTAACCGCCGCCGCCACCACCTCGGGGAGCAGCGCTTCCGTATCCGTCATCGTAACCTCCGGTAGCGCCGCCACCACCGCCGTAACCGCCAGTAGCACCACCTCCGTAGCCACTAAAAGCAccgaaataattgaaaacagatatgtatgtatatatatatatatatatatatatatatatatacaggatgtcccaaaaataAGAGCAATAATTTCAACAAGTAACAAAACTCATCAATAGTAACAACTTTTGTCAAATGAGTTTCTTTTAAGTCGCATTTACTTCCAGGTATTTTTACCTCTTAAAAACACTCTATGGCACCGCTtatggatttaaaaaaaaacccaaatacacactgtatattttgttgatgttttcTTATCGTAAAGTTTTTTGTACTAACCGGGAGTCAAGGTCGATGCACCACAAGTCTTGTATTGTTTACGATTAATggtattaaggaatttttgtgTGAAATGCCGCGATTTACAAATAATGATTACACTGATATGGTGTGAGCTTATGGGAAAGTCCGTGGAAATTCTAATCGGGTTCGCAGGATTTATACGCATCATTTCCCGGATCGTCCTACACCCAACAGGCGCACGTTTGTTCGTGTTGTTCAAGGACTTCGAAATAGTGGAACTTGTGCAGGTGCATATCAAGATCGTGACAGACAATGGCCTAATCGTTttgcaaatgttgaaaatgaaattttggaaagtgcTGGAAATAATCCTAGAAGTAGCACTCGTAGGCTGGCAATAGAGcacaatgtgtcaaaaaatTGAGTGTTTACAACCGCAGGATTATCATCATCGACAGCGTTTCTGCAACTGGGTTTTAAGAAAACTAAGACGGGTTCCAAACTTTCTTAGCTATCTATGCATTAACCACCGATGAAGCGGGATTCGCCAGGTAAGGAGTATTTAACATGCACAACACCCACATTTGGGCCGATGAAAATCCCCATGGTATATGGCCTCGCAATTTTcaagagaaattttcaataaatgtaTGGGCAGGAATAATAAAAGGTCGGCTCGTCGGCCCTTACTTTTTACTAGATCGATTAGATGATAGAagttatttacagtttttaaataatgagcTAAGACATTTATTAGAAGACGTTTCGCTGAAAATTCGTCGAAACATgtggtattttcatgatgGTGCTCCTTGCCATAACGCCCGAATTGTACGAGAATGGTCAAATGAGCACTTTCCCAGTAGGTGGATTGGTCGAATTGGTTCTGTTGCGTGGCCCGCTTGATCCCCAGATTTAAATCattgcgatttttatttatggagcCATATGAAACAGATAGCGTATTTTACTACAGTTGATGCAATTAAGGAACTACGAGGACGAGTTGAAAATGCCGCCAGAATGATTCGAAATGATAGGGAACCGTTACTGAGGGTAGAAGAACATTTTCCACGCCGAATACAATTGTGCTTTGAGAATAATTGttggatttgttaaattacaaatcgATGTAGAAAACTCGAATCTAAGTAGTAAtaggtaaataataatttcggcatggGTTGACTCACATTGTGTATGCACCAAGCTGATTCaggtgtatataaaaagggaaatatttcttgtaatctttcacAATGCTCGTACTGCAGTCGTGTTTCTGCCGTTTATAAGTAAAGTCGATCGGTTAGTGCATTCTCGTTTTGTTAATCCCAATTTCCATCGAATATActcataatttccaacaataATGGAAGACATTTTGAACGTTTAATGTAACCTCTTTTGTAGGTAAgtcaaaaatctaaattattttaaccgTAAATAACTTGAAACCCCAATAACTCCCCCTACTTAGCTGTACgcatttattgattatttgcaaaaagagACATGCACATCAGAAAGcaggaacatttttttgtgggTATCTATGCGAAGGATCCGAAAtagaataaacaattttagatgCCATAGGCGAGTAACGGAATTGTAATAAATCTCTTAATGAATTGAACTGGAAAGTTATACCTCTTACGcaaaaaatgttgctttttACGATTTCTATTATTGATTCGAATTATGGAACttatttctgggacaccctttatatatatatatatatatacacacagTTATAGAGTGTACAACGTAAGATAGAGTGGTTCAATTGCTTTGATTTACCATTGTTATCTTCTAAATCGTTAGTGTTGGAAGGTCGGTTCGATAAAACAAAAGTTACGAACTTTTGTGTTgaagattataaaaacgatAATTCCCAACGTCATTTGGTTTAcaaattattgaacaaaaatgaaaaactgccAAAACGgcttttttgcaaaatagtTTCGGTGACTTTTTTCGGCCTCAACGTTGAGTTTAATACATGATTTTCTCAATCTAGTTCCTAGTCTCATTTTTCTTACCTATCTCCATAACCTCCGGCAGCTTGTCCTGAACTGTAACCACCGCCATAGCCGCCAGCCGCAGTGCCACCACCGTAATTACCTCCCCCACCAGCGGCTGTACCACCGTATCCGCCGCCCCCTGCGCCTCCACCGTAACTACTCGCGCCACCACCTCCATAACCTCCTGAACCATATCCGTTAGATCCGCCGCCTCCTCCATATCTGTCGTAACCGCCACCAACAGCAGCATTATCACCGCCCCTAAAACAAAGAACAtgaatgtatttaaattttaaaatcatttaaaattagtgaataaaaattacctgAACAATCAAGAAATAAAGTCAAAAAGTCAATATGGTTTACAATATATGACAACTATGCtctataacattttttctcattaattagggtttttaattgaaaaatcttcaataTCAATTATTGTTATCTGAAGACTCCCAAAGATATCTACCATCCACCCTACAAGTTTCATGGAGACCCAATCTAATCCTcgttttcaaaaactgctttATATAATTAGACACTACCCAGGCACAAGTTTCTTAATTAAGAATTGGTCAGTAAGTTTACCGCcatatttacagtttttccTCCGTCATCAAATAACACCACTGTCTCACCCGCATATGAAACCGTTATTTGACCTCTTagactaaatattaattgtttcagTATTACTAAGTACCTTTAAATCATTGCcccaaaatttgttttaaaacttgTCAAAATCGCAGATACAGGTTCCAAGTGTAAGCAATAAGCTTGGCCGTATTTAGGGATGTTGGGACTTATTTGCCTTATTGTGGATAAAAGGAAAAGGCGGAAGATAAGGAAAATAACATGCTTACATTGCTTTAGGTCCAGCATCCCGCCGACTGTAAAGGTCACCTCCATCAGGACCTCTACTTGGTGGCCCACCCCTAAATATACATCATTTCCATATAACTCTTTATTTCAGTCATAATACAAATAGTGTTAAAACTATATAAAGTACATACAATACTTAAATACTTAGTAAATAGGTTCGATGTtagttcattttaattatatctatataaattgatgtaacacaacacatgatgactGCTTTGGGAAAAATCCTTTGgagcatttaaaaatatttttatagttcTATTTTATATATGAATTAACTTCCCTACACCGAGAATAATGCTTTACTATCCTATTTGAGGGTTCCAATTTTAGGTGTTTCCCTTAATGTTGATATTTAACTGTTTGTTTCCCGTGGACCACAGGTACTGTTAGGCCACATTGCCAAATTATTTCTTGATTTCTCTTTTTGTACCAAATTGCGTTTTATCAAGCTTTCTTCTATGGCGGAGAATAATCCTaaattgacgttttttttttgtttttccattataTTAATTCAGAATCAGTATAGTTCAGATTTCTAGTTTTGTACGTATTTTTCTATACTGTAACAAGCATTTTTCTGAGCTTTCTTCATGGCCTTAATTTCTAGTTAATGTTTCACTATTTTGGGAAAAGCAAATTCATTCAATAGTCTGTTCCTTAGGTATATTTCTCATTGCTTTCATCTCCTTTCCTTCTCCAATTTCTTAATCCATTTCCATTTTCATTCCCTAGTCCGTTTTGTCTGTCACAGATTTCTTAATCaattcttcaattattttttcatcattCTTCCCTTAATTTCTACCTTTCACTTCAATGAGttgaatttttgtgttttttttttaaagatatatcACAAATTTATGGCCCTTGCCACATATTGCTTAACTCAAATAAACCTCAGCCTAGTTCTTAATAACACCAGAGTGCTATTCATGAGGCATCTAACATGAGAAAATTCTCCCAAATGAGCCCCTTTTCAATCAACAATGAACCAAAATTATCACAtcataaagaaatttttcatcaccatTACAACAATAAATTCACAGAATTTACTTACCTTTCATCATATCCTCTGGCAACATCACCATATCCTCCTCTATCATCATAACGACCTGCTGATTGGGCACCTCCGTAAGCACCATAACCTCTATCTTGAGGTGGATATCTGCCTCCACCTCTTCTGTCATCAAATCCTCCTGGTGGTCCTCTACCCCGGCCTCCAAATCCTCCACGACCCATGCCACCTCCTCTTCCACCACCTCGCCCACCAAATCCACCTCCTGCACCACGACCACCTCGAAAATCACGCCCGCCTCCACCTCTGGAGTAAGGACCTCCTCTGTCACGTCCTCCACCCATGCCTCTCATCATAGGTCCTCCAGGGCCTCGCCGTGGAGGTTTCACACGTCCTTTTTCAACGGAAATTCGGGAACCCATGAAATCTGAGCCATTTAACTCAGAGATAGCTTTATTGGCCAAATCACGGTCTtctaaatgaagaaaaccgcatttatttgaaatatcacaTTCGGCGATGGAGCCGTAGGGCTCGAAAAGCTTTCTGAGGTCATCGACTGTGGCACCTGCTGGAAGGCTGCCCACAAATACCTTGGTGGTGTTTTCAGAGCGGCCACGTTgctattgaaaaattgtgtgGAATCAGTTTATTAATtggaaataagaaattataaattggggtaaaagaaaaatgccaGTGCGTGGAAGTGTTTTGTGCAAGTGATGGTTTTTGAGGGGCAATAGCAGAGAAGTCTGGGAT encodes:
- the LOC136341349 gene encoding uncharacterized protein isoform X2, whose translation is MQRGRSENTTKVFVGSLPAGATVDDLRKLFEPYGSIAECDISNKCGFLHLEDRDLANKAISELNGSDFMGSRISVEKGRVKPPRRGPGGPMMRGMGGGRDRGGPYSRGGGGRDFRGGRGAGGGFGGRGGGRGGGMGRGGFGGRGRGPPGGFDDRRGGGRYPPQDRGYGAYGGAQSAGRYDDRGGYGDVARGYDERGGDNAAVGGGYDRYGGGGGSNGYGSGGYGGGGASSYGGGAGGGGYGGTAAGGGGNYGGGTAAGGYGGGYSSGQAAGGYGDSGYGGGATGGYGGGGGATGGYDDGYGSAAPRGGGGGGYESAYPPLPAQRSYGGGGGGAGGRGGARRY
- the LOC136341349 gene encoding uncharacterized protein isoform X1; this translates as MQRGRSENTTKVFVGSLPAGATVDDLRKLFEPYGSIAECDISNKCGFLHLEDRDLANKAISELNGSDFMGSRISVEKGRVKPPRRGPGGPMMRGMGGGRDRGGPYSRGGGGRDFRGGRGAGGGFGGRGGGRGGGMGRGGFGGRGRGPPGGFDDRRGGGRYPPQDRGYGAYGGAQSAGRYDDRGGYGDVARGYDERGGPPSRGPDGGDLYSRRDAGPKAMGGDNAAVGGGYDRYGGGGGSNGYGSGGYGGGGASSYGGGAGGGGYGGTAAGGGGNYGGGTAAGGYGGGYSSGQAAGGYGDSGYGGGATGGYGGGGGATGGYDDGYGSAAPRGGGGGGYESAYPPLPAQRSYGGGGGGAGGRGGARRY
- the LOC136341350 gene encoding abscission/NoCut checkpoint regulator, with protein sequence MMSCHHCNMKFNFFHKELGCANCGLSLCSKCLQQKCKIPSKGEAEYKVCRVCFPKLTKQLDEEPFAPPDRFLKRLENLENPSAAPITVYRENPKVTALKAGLSLGDQAIVERLEKLKEKQSLPPSDSELKERLANLKGVPYGNSLDNKQPLFTPDLRSDQEKIDSLMEQYTNQQGIDASYQSHEDDLEQRLATLKGENYRKNDVGSDEELDSEAEVDQITKKIMSQVSLEERCPLGSSKKPVTSSDDDDDIRSSSPELPWCVLCNKDATHKCYDCGGDLYCSSCNIEVHKNWGDIDHRVVPYKQK